CTCGACGCCGATCCCGTGCTGATCTGCCATCTCGGCATGTCCGGCTCCTTCCGCATTCATTCCGGGGAGGGCGAGAGCCTGCCCGGCGACTTCCACTACGCCCGCTCCAAGGACGAGGCGCACGACCACGCGGTTTTTCATCTCGAGGGGGCGGATGGCGGCCGCCACCGCGTCGTCTTCAACGATCCGCGCCGCTTCGGCTTCATGCTGTTCGCAGAGACGGCCGCGCTCGACGCCCATCCCTCGCTCGCCGGCCTCGGCGTCGAGCCGACCGGCAACGCGCTCGACGGGAAGCTGCTTTCAGGGCTGCTGTCCGGCCGGAAGACGCCGATCAAGGCGGCGCTGCTCGACCAGAGGCTGATCGCCGGCCTCGGCAACATCTATGTCTGCGAGGCCCTGTGGCGCGCGCGCATCTCGCCGCTGGCGCAGGCGGGCGCCGTCGCCGCCGATCCGGTCGCCTGCGCGGTGCTGGCGCAGGCGATCCGCGAGGTGATCGCCGAGGCCATCGAAGCGGGCGGCTCCTCGCTGCGCGACCATATCCGCACCGACGGCTCGCTCGGCTATTTCCAGCATTCCTTCAGCGTCTACGACCGCGAGGGCGAGCCGTGCCTGCGGCCAGGCTGCGGCGGCACCGTCGCCCGCATCGTCCAGTCCGGGCGCTCGACATTCTATTGCCCCTCCTGCCAGCCTTGAGGTATCTGCCGGGGTGAAGGACGGCGCCCCCAACCCCACCCCGGGGACGCGCCGCCGGCAAAGAGAGGGAGAAGCACCATGGCCTACGAGACGATCCTTGTCGAAACCCGCGGCAAGGTCGGGCTGATCACGCTCAACCGCCCGCAGGCGCTCAACGCGCTGAACTCCGCCATCGAGCGCGACGTCGTCGCGGCGCTCCAGGCCTTCGAGGCGGACGAGGGCGTCGGCGCCATCGTCATCACCGGCTCGGAAAAGGCCTTCGCCGCCGGCGCCGACATCAAGGAGATGAGCGAAAAGTCCTATATCGACATGTATGCGGCAGATTTCTTCGCCGGATGGGACGCGCTCCTGCGCATCAGGAAGCCGATCGTCGCCGCCGTCTCCGGCTATGCGCTCGGCGGCGGCTGCGAGCTCGCCATGATGTGCGACTTCATCATCGCCGGCGACAACGCGAAGTTCGGCCAGCCCGAGATCACCCTCGGCGTCATGCCCGGCATGGGCGGCTCGCAGCGCCTGACCCGCTTCGTCGGCAAGGCCAAAGCCATGGACATGTGCCTGACGGGCCGCATGATGGACGCGGCCGAGGCCGAGCGCTCGGGCCTCGTCTCGCGGGTGGTGCCGGCGGCCGAGCTCATCGACGAGGCGCTGAAGGCGGCCGAGAAGATCGCCGGCTTCTCGCTGCCGGCGGTGATGATGATCAAGGAGGCGGTCAACCGCTCCTACGAGACGACGCTGACGGAAGGGCTGCGCTTCGAGCGGCGCGTGTTCCATTCCATGTTCGCGCTCGACGACCAGAAGGAGGGCATGGCGGCCTTCTCGGAGAAGCGGAAGCCGAATTTCCGCAACCGCTGAAACCGGGCCGCCGGAACGGCCTCAAAGAGTCGGGCACGAGGCGTTGACGGGCGCCGAAACCTTCTCTATAAGCCGGCCGCAACGAAGGTGGCCGTTCTGGCTGCCCCTTACGCGCTGCCCCCGGCCGGGCCTGCCCATGGCGGAAACGGCCGAAACGGCGCGACCACGCTGACATTTTTGAGAGAGAGGCATCATGGCCAATACGTCTTCGGCCAAAAAGGCAACGCGCAAGATCGCCCGCCGCACCGCGGTCAACAAGAACCGTCGTTCGCGCGTGCGCACTTTCGTGCGCAAGGTCGAGGAAGCCCTGGCCGCTGGCGATAAGGCTGCGGCCGAGGCCGCCTTCGCCGTTGCCCAGCCGGAGCTGGCGCGCGCCGCCTCCAGGGGTGTGCTGCACCGCAACACGGCCTCGCGCAAGGTGTCGCGGCTGGCCCAGCGGGTGAAGGCGCTCAACGCCTGATTTCGGCGCTTTCGCGCAAACCGTTTCCGTTCCGAAAACCCGGCGTGAAAACGCCGGGTTTTTATTTTGCCGGTCATTGGAATCTTTCTCGTTCCGGCTATGTCGTTGTTTCGTCGGCGAAGCTGGCCCGCGCGGCTTCTCCTGCCTCAGCCGGGTGAAATCGGTGCGGCAGGCGGACAATAAAAATCATTCTGTATCAATGACTTGGCGATGGTCGTTCCCGGGAGCGCCTTTGCGCGCCGTGGCGCCGGAGGCTGGCGCCATGTCAAGGGAATTTTGTCGCGGGCGGTCGTTTTTATTCGCGGTTGCTGAAACGGTTTGAATCAAAACGACTTATCGGCAGGCGGCTTTGCGACGGCCGCGAGTCAAGCTGATTCTTGTGCCCCAAACATGAAAAATTCCTTACCGCTCTATTGCCCAGCCGACAGCCAATTTTGTAGTGTCCATCCATCGAACGGGGCGGGCGTAAAGCCGGTCCGATCCAGCCAGACAGCGGCATCAGCGCGACGCGGGCAAAGCCTGCGGGGTAGCCGGATTGCGTACGTTCGACGAGAGGGACACGGCTCTACGGCTTGGCATTGCGACTTCGGGCGACAGTCCGGAGCGAGGGCCTGCGCGCGTGTGTCGAAGGCATGCAGCCCGATGCGGAAGGGGCGGCGGGAAGCAAGGAGAAGACGGCAGGCCGGGCGGGCCGGTGCGAGGAACGGCAACGAGAAAACGGGCAGGCGCCGCAGGCATGATGCCGCGCGGCGCGAAAGACCCGGCAGCAGACAGGGAAGCATAATGCAGAGCGGCATTGCGGCGCAGGTCGGCAGCGATTTGCGGATTTCAGATTGTCAATTTAACGAGGGAACGGAAATGTTGGCATCGACCGGGTCCGGCGCGAATTTCGAACGCGTCAAGGCGCAGCTCAAGGCCCGGCTTGGAAACGATGTCTATTCGAGCTGGTTCGGCCGCATGAAGCTGGCCGAGGCCTCGCGCGGCCTCATCCGGCTTTCCGTGCCGACGGCGTTCCTGCGCCAGTGGATCAACAGCCACTATCTCGACCTCATCACTGAGCTGTGGAAGCAGGGCGACCCGTCCGTGCTGAAGGTGGAGATCGTCGTGCGCTCGGCCGTGCGCGCCGCGCCCGCCGCCACCGACGAGGAACAGCCGCAGCCGCGCAAGGCCCAGCCGCGCCTTGCCCCCTCTGCCGCCGCCGCCGGCCTCGCCCGCGGCGAGAAGCCCGCCGCGCAGCGCGCGCCGGCGCCGGAGCAGCAGTCGTCGCGCCAGTCCGTGCTCGGCTCGCCGCTCGATGCGCGCTACACCTTCGAATCCTTCGTCGACGGCGCGTCCAACCGCGTCGCCTTCGCCGCCGCGCGCTCGGTCGCCGAATCCTCGGCAGGGGCGCTGCGCTTCAACCCGCTCTTCATTCATGCCTCGGTGGGGCTCGGCAAGACGCACCTGTTGCAGGCCATCGCCGCCGAGACCATCCAGCGCCGCCCGCAGGCCCGCGTCGTCTATTTGACGGCCGAATATTTCATGTGGCGCTTCGCCACCGCCATCCGCGACAATTACGCCCTTCACCTGAAGGAGCAGTTCCGCGACATCGACCTGCTCATCATCGACGACATGCAGTTCCTGCAAGGCAAGTCGATCCAGCACGAGTTCTGCCACCTGATCAACATGCTGCTCGACAGCGCCCGGCAGGTGGTCGTGGCGGCGGACCGCCCGCCTGCGGAGCTGGAATCGCTCGAGCCGCGCGTGCGCTCGCGCCTGAACGGCGGCGTCGCGCTGGAGATGGGCGCGCCCGACTTCGCCATGCGCCTGTCGATCCTCAAGCAGCGGCAGGCCGCCGCCGCGACCGAGGACGCATCCGCCGTCAACATTCCCGAGGAAATCCTCGCCCACATCGCCCAGGCCGTGACCGGCAGCGGCCGCGAGCTCGAAGGCGCGTTCAACCAGGTGCTGTTCCGCCAGTCCTTCGAGCCGGAGATGTCCGTCGCCTGGGTCGACGAGCTTCTGGGCAGCATGTACCGCACCGGCGAGCCGAAGCGCGTGCGCATCGAGGATATCCAGCGCATCGTCGCGCGCCACTACAACGTGTCGAAGACGGAGCTCCTGTCCAACCGGCGCACCCGCACCATCGTCAAGCCGCGGCAGGTGGCGATGTATCTCGCCAAGGTGATGACGCCGCGCTCGCTGCCCGAGATCGGCCGCCGTTTCGGCGGGCGCGACCACACCACGGTCCTCCATGCCGTGCGCAAGATCGAGGGGTTGTCCGGTTCCGACACGACGATGGCGCAGGAACTGGAGCTGCTGAAGCGGCTGATCAGCGACCAAGCCTGAAGTCCCGCGCGCATGAGCTGGTGAAAAGCCGGGTCAAGCCCGCGCGCAAACGCCGCGCGGGCTTGCCTTTGGGGCTGTTTTCCTGTCAGGTTCGTTCTCCATTCGCGTGCTCGCCGGGTCCGCCCGGCCAGGTCCGCCGGGCTGCCCGGGAGCGCGCCTAGCCGAAAATCTGCCTGCGGGATCTAGCGTGCCATGCGTGTCATTCTCGAACGCTCCAATCTCCTGAAGTCGCTGAACCACGTCCACCGCGTGGTCGAACGGCGCAACACGATCCCGATCCTGTCGAACGTGCTGCTGGCCGCGTCCGGAGCGAGCCTCGAGATGAAGGCGACCGACCTCGACCTCGAGGTGACGGAGGCGACCGCCGCCACCGTCGAGCAGGCGGGCGCGACGACCGTGCCGGCGCATCTTCTCTACGACATCGTGCGCAAGCTGCCCGACGGCGCCGAGGTGATGCTGAAGCTCGACGAGAGCGGCAATTTCGTCTCGGTCATCTCCGGGCGCTCG
The window above is part of the Aquamicrobium sp. genome. Proteins encoded here:
- the rpsT gene encoding 30S ribosomal protein S20, producing the protein MANTSSAKKATRKIARRTAVNKNRRSRVRTFVRKVEEALAAGDKAAAEAAFAVAQPELARAASRGVLHRNTASRKVSRLAQRVKALNA
- the mutM gene encoding bifunctional DNA-formamidopyrimidine glycosylase/DNA-(apurinic or apyrimidinic site) lyase, which codes for MPELPEVETVRRGLQPVFEGARIIEVEQRRPNLRYPFPVDFAARLRGRAVVSLGRRAKYLVMHLDADPVLICHLGMSGSFRIHSGEGESLPGDFHYARSKDEAHDHAVFHLEGADGGRHRVVFNDPRRFGFMLFAETAALDAHPSLAGLGVEPTGNALDGKLLSGLLSGRKTPIKAALLDQRLIAGLGNIYVCEALWRARISPLAQAGAVAADPVACAVLAQAIREVIAEAIEAGGSSLRDHIRTDGSLGYFQHSFSVYDREGEPCLRPGCGGTVARIVQSGRSTFYCPSCQP
- the dnaA gene encoding chromosomal replication initiator protein DnaA, translating into MQSGIAAQVGSDLRISDCQFNEGTEMLASTGSGANFERVKAQLKARLGNDVYSSWFGRMKLAEASRGLIRLSVPTAFLRQWINSHYLDLITELWKQGDPSVLKVEIVVRSAVRAAPAATDEEQPQPRKAQPRLAPSAAAAGLARGEKPAAQRAPAPEQQSSRQSVLGSPLDARYTFESFVDGASNRVAFAAARSVAESSAGALRFNPLFIHASVGLGKTHLLQAIAAETIQRRPQARVVYLTAEYFMWRFATAIRDNYALHLKEQFRDIDLLIIDDMQFLQGKSIQHEFCHLINMLLDSARQVVVAADRPPAELESLEPRVRSRLNGGVALEMGAPDFAMRLSILKQRQAAAATEDASAVNIPEEILAHIAQAVTGSGRELEGAFNQVLFRQSFEPEMSVAWVDELLGSMYRTGEPKRVRIEDIQRIVARHYNVSKTELLSNRRTRTIVKPRQVAMYLAKVMTPRSLPEIGRRFGGRDHTTVLHAVRKIEGLSGSDTTMAQELELLKRLISDQA
- a CDS encoding enoyl-CoA hydratase, producing the protein MAYETILVETRGKVGLITLNRPQALNALNSAIERDVVAALQAFEADEGVGAIVITGSEKAFAAGADIKEMSEKSYIDMYAADFFAGWDALLRIRKPIVAAVSGYALGGGCELAMMCDFIIAGDNAKFGQPEITLGVMPGMGGSQRLTRFVGKAKAMDMCLTGRMMDAAEAERSGLVSRVVPAAELIDEALKAAEKIAGFSLPAVMMIKEAVNRSYETTLTEGLRFERRVFHSMFALDDQKEGMAAFSEKRKPNFRNR